From a single Lytechinus pictus isolate F3 Inbred unplaced genomic scaffold, Lp3.0 scaffold_56, whole genome shotgun sequence genomic region:
- the LOC135158563 gene encoding uncharacterized protein LOC135158563, which translates to MARRVDLSQPAPFDVRSSRAGIAWPKWRRTFEYYLAASGVSADGQKRVLLLHCAGPDVQELYETLVDEDEPKYETTMTALTKYFEPRKNVVFERHAFGQAVQSDGETVDEYCTRLRLTSRRKLLRTDNLKLDDLLSIARSTESADRRAGVMEASGRTSESACVIKGGPVRQPNRSDRQGRQPKTSESVNNQDIICGNCGILGRRPGDRGCPAQNRECLVCKRVGHFARVCRSKLRSGGLSSRQAPINHVTNNEFAGIGDGANLAAKTSDNLIETFNSDEDNLMFSVREEGNALPKRSIMVNNAKINTLVDSGSSVDIIDEHTFSWMRGRCSPLRLTPSRMRLYAYGSRSPLPLLGQFLAKVSTASSSTTTRFVVVRGNSGCALSRKTSTELGLIRLAGGAQIQEQHIDN; encoded by the exons ATGGCTCGACGCGTGGACCTTTCACAGCCAGCACCCTTTGATGTTCGTTCGTCTAGGGCAGGGATTGCCTGGCCAAAATGGAGGCGGACATTTGAGTATTACCTGGCAGCATCAGGAGTCTCAGCAGATGGTCAGAAGCGGGTCCTTCTACTACACTGTGCTGGACCAGATGTTCAAGAGTTATATGAGACACTGGTAGATGAGGATGAGCCTAAATATGAGACAACGATGACGGCCCTAACGAAATATTTTGAGCCCCGGAAAAATGTAGTATTTGAGAGACATGCCTTTGGACAAGCAGTTCAAAGTGATGGAGAGACTGTCGATGAATATTGCACTAGACTGCGT CTCACTTCACGAAGGAAGCTACTCAGGACAGATAACCTGAAACTGGATGACTTGCTATCGATAGCAAGATCAACTGAATCTGCAGACCGACGGGCTGGAGTGATGGAGGCCTCGGGAAGAACTTCGGAATCTGCGTGTGTGATTAAAGGAGGACCAGTGAGACAGCCTAATCGCAGTGACAGGCAAGGAAGGCAACCAAAAACATCAGAGAGTGTGAACAATCAAGACATTATATGCGGGAACTGTGGAATATTGGGACGTCGACCAGGAGATCGAGGATGCCCCGCCCAAAATCGTGAGTGTCTTGTTTGCAAACGGGTAGGTCATTTTGCACGAGTTTGCCGTTCGAAACTGAGGTCTGGTGGTTTGAGCTCGAGACAAGCTCCTATCAATCATGTCACCAACAACGAATTTGCTGGGATTGGGGACGGTGCAAACTTGGCTGCGAAGACGAGTGACAATTTGATTGAGACCTTCAACTCAGATGAGGACAATTTAATGTTCAGCGTGAGAGAGGAGGGGAATGCCCTTCCTAAGAGATCGATTATGGTGAACAATGCAAAGATCAATACCCTTGTTGATTCGGGATCGTCAGTAGACATCATTGATGAGCATACTTTTAGCTGGATGAGAGGCCGGTGCTCACCACTCCGGTTGACCCCCAGTCGCATGAGATTATACGCGTATGGAAGTCGCAGCCCACTTCCGCTCCTAGGACAATTCTTAGCTAAAGTGTCGACAGCGTCATCGTCGACCACGACTCGATTTGTGGTAGTGCGAGGCAACAGCGGATGCGCACTCAGTCGGAAGACATCAACAGAGCTCGGACTGATACGCTTAGCGGGAGGTGCTCAGATACAGGAGCAGCACATTGATAATTAG